From a region of the Tachypleus tridentatus isolate NWPU-2018 chromosome 1, ASM421037v1, whole genome shotgun sequence genome:
- the LOC143250483 gene encoding synaptotagmin-12-like, translated as MKDLAVAAILISISAAVITILYGLCRILGGWTWLKTWMTGSKEETSYLTSCDDSNLKGYSNMADSDVVLNTCEKYKHYGDVVNEVNLIENKVDSIPLIPRQYPWIRQHFAPDPSNSSTQPFENIIQPSSDREDKTSSECELSDILAFNGSSTKLKRALSCTSVNSDTSVVLDTLESPQNNGELEIGLEYDSETEDLIVIVNKARNLIGPDPTMNIDSYVRVFLLPDKTTNMQTRIQRRTNDPLFKERFLFGVDSRDLCRRSVLCYIFTSDKYTNTFIGETEINLADVDFRKPYLNWMPILDTNPKLTDLGDIMFSLSYLPTAERLTVVIVKARNLNFSNGQKNGSPFVKVYLLQNNKKISKKRTSLKKDDKNPIYNEAMIFSVPTVDLQQNIQLRITVADYQNDGKAPSLGHVFVGSQCRGKSMSHWNQMMSSLRKPIAMWHPLRK; from the exons atgaaagatttgGCTGTTGCTGCTATACTGATCTCCATTAGTGCTGCAGTTATAACCATTTTGTACGGTCTATGTCGAATATTGGGCGGTTGGACATGGCTGAAGACTTGGATGACAGGAAGTAAAGAAGAAACATCTTATTTGACAAGCTGTGATGACTCTAACTTGAAAGGTTATAGTAATATG GCTGATTCTGACGTAGTGCTGAATACGTGTGAAAAGTACAAGCACTATGGCGACGTCGTGAACGAGGTTAATTTAATAGAAAACAAAGTCGACTCAATACCTCTTATTCCTCGTCAATACCCTTGGATACGCCAACACTTTGCACCAGATCCCTCAAATTCGTCAACGCAGCCTTTCGAAAACATTATACAGCCATCTAGTGACAGAGAAGATAAAACTAGTTCGGAATGTGAACTATCAGACATCTTGG CATTTAACGGTTCAAGCACGAAGTTAAAAAGAGCGTTATCCTGTACCAGCGTTAATTCTGACACATCTGTTGTATTGGACACTTTGGAGTCACCCCAGAACAACGGTGAACTGGAGATAGGGTTAGAGTACGATAG TGAAACAGAAGACCTTATCGTAATAGTTAACAAAGCACGTAACTTAATAGGACCGGATCCTACCATGAACATTGACAGCTACGTTCGAGTGTTTCTCTTGCcggataaaacaacaaacatgcaAACAAGG ATTCAAAGACGTACTAATGATCCCTTGTTTAAGGAAAGGTTTCTGTTTGGAGTCGACAGTCGGGACCTCTGTCGGAGATCAGTGCTTTGTTACATCTTCACATCAGATAAATACACAAACACTTTCATCGGAGAAACTGAGATCAATTTGGCAGATGTAGATTTTAGAAAACCGTATTTAAATTGGATGCCCATCTTAGACACAAATCCG AAGCTGACAGACCTTGGAGACATCATGTTCTCCTTAAGTTATTTACCGACAGCGGAGAGGTTGACTGTGGTTATAGTCAAAGCTAGAAACTTGAATTTTTCTAATGGACAAAAAAATGGAT CACCATTTGTTAAGGTGTATCTTCttcaaaataataagaaaatcagCAAGAAGAGAACATCTCTTAAAAAAGACGATAAAAATCCCATATATAATGAAGCTATGATCTTCTCCGTTCCAACCGTGGACCTACAG CAGAATATCCAACTTCGGATAACGGTGGCTGATTATCAGAACGACGGCAAAGCGCCCTCTTTAGGTCACGTTTTCGTTGGCTCTCAATGCCGAGGGAAGTCCATGTCTCACTGGAACCAGATGATGTCATCCCTTCGAAAACCTATTGCAATGTGGCATCCTCTGCGGAAGTGA